Proteins encoded together in one Orrella marina window:
- a CDS encoding DEAD/DEAH box helicase family protein → MAAANVSSFLVTGGEHHQLLPALRRALVQATEIEIAVSFIRKTGLDLIFGDLEAALLSESRHVRLAVLTSDYLSVTDPIALRQLMLLAERGADIRVFQTGPGDSFHLKAYIFVKSEQGAMVSADVFVGSSNLSKKALTDGLEWNYHLSYPDEHDPSSDKRVAQVRQGFATLNQHPQVVPLSSVWIDEYQTRYDNARKIVPIDVVRPEVDVASPGKPTPRPHQVSALEALKLARARGLRKGLVVLATGLGKTYLAAFDAIQAGAKRVLFVAHREEILLQAQVSFLNVMPDQRIGRFTGKQKDDHVDLLFASVQTLARESHLERFGRDHFDYIVVDEFHHAAAGTYQKLLSYFEPEFLLGLTATPDRSDGSDILHLCDNNLIFRFDLFDGIEADQLCPFSYYGIFDRDVDYQHIPWRNGRFDPDSLFAQLATRSRARHVFNEWKSRAKSRTLAFCASQKHADYMADFFQHAGVPALSVHSDSQVTRSQALHQLARAVVRVVFSVDLFNEGVDLPEIDTVMMLRPTESRVLFLQQLGRGLRLSDTKDRLVVVDFVGNHHSFLNRPELLLGHQFAHKPSRRELVSYLHRSDLKLAKGCFVNYDLGFIEFLDGLVKDRLDRQYTATRASLGRRPTITELAQTGVNLTNLRRNHGSWWEYLDEQGDATPDEMAVIERHAQWFRDLTVTRVVRSYKLILLKTLISREKLDQEVAIDSLAVWGKDWFLRNPAWQRDLPASLQPLSSLSDRRWANQWKKMPVHYWCTPEPGSAIAWFASDGSVFRFTQTVLPDETGTLSRMTDEIVNWRLGQYGQSLFADSASDGEWR, encoded by the coding sequence ATGGCTGCAGCGAACGTTTCATCGTTTCTGGTGACCGGGGGTGAGCATCATCAGCTTTTGCCGGCACTACGTCGAGCACTGGTTCAGGCAACCGAGATCGAGATTGCCGTTTCGTTCATCCGCAAGACTGGTCTTGATCTGATTTTCGGGGACCTCGAAGCCGCACTCCTGTCCGAGAGCAGACATGTGCGTTTAGCCGTTTTGACCAGTGACTATCTGAGTGTGACCGATCCGATTGCGCTCAGACAACTGATGTTGCTGGCCGAGCGTGGAGCAGACATCCGGGTGTTCCAGACCGGGCCTGGTGACAGTTTTCATCTCAAAGCGTACATCTTTGTGAAGTCAGAACAAGGCGCGATGGTCAGCGCTGATGTGTTCGTCGGATCGAGCAATCTCAGTAAGAAAGCACTCACGGACGGTCTGGAGTGGAACTACCACCTTAGCTACCCGGATGAGCACGATCCCTCGTCCGACAAGCGTGTCGCGCAGGTCCGGCAGGGGTTTGCGACCTTGAATCAACACCCGCAGGTCGTGCCGTTGAGTTCTGTGTGGATTGATGAGTATCAGACCCGGTACGACAATGCGCGCAAGATCGTGCCGATCGATGTTGTCAGACCCGAGGTTGATGTTGCATCACCCGGTAAGCCGACTCCCAGACCACATCAGGTGAGTGCGCTTGAGGCCTTGAAACTGGCTCGCGCGAGAGGACTGCGCAAGGGGCTGGTGGTGCTCGCGACAGGACTTGGTAAAACCTATCTGGCAGCCTTTGATGCCATACAGGCCGGCGCAAAACGAGTGCTCTTTGTCGCGCACCGCGAAGAGATTCTGCTGCAGGCACAAGTCAGCTTTCTGAACGTCATGCCAGACCAGCGGATCGGCCGGTTCACCGGCAAGCAAAAGGACGATCACGTGGATCTGCTGTTTGCCTCGGTCCAGACGCTCGCTAGAGAGTCCCATCTCGAGCGTTTTGGTAGGGATCACTTCGATTACATTGTGGTCGACGAGTTTCACCACGCTGCGGCAGGTACATATCAGAAACTGCTGTCCTACTTCGAGCCAGAGTTCCTGCTGGGACTGACCGCGACGCCGGACCGCTCGGATGGATCAGACATCCTGCATCTATGTGATAACAATCTGATCTTCAGGTTCGATCTGTTTGATGGGATCGAGGCCGACCAACTCTGCCCATTCAGCTACTACGGTATTTTCGACCGGGATGTCGACTATCAGCACATTCCATGGCGAAACGGCCGTTTCGATCCGGATAGCCTGTTTGCGCAGCTCGCGACTCGGTCGAGGGCCCGTCATGTGTTTAACGAGTGGAAATCCAGGGCGAAATCGAGAACGCTCGCGTTCTGCGCTTCGCAAAAACATGCGGATTACATGGCGGATTTCTTCCAGCATGCGGGAGTACCCGCACTTAGCGTCCATAGCGACTCGCAAGTTACGCGCTCGCAGGCATTGCATCAACTTGCTCGCGCGGTCGTGCGGGTTGTGTTCTCGGTGGATCTGTTTAATGAGGGCGTGGACTTGCCTGAGATTGACACGGTGATGATGCTGCGCCCAACCGAATCCAGGGTTCTTTTTCTACAGCAACTGGGTCGGGGACTGCGTCTGAGTGACACCAAGGATCGACTGGTTGTCGTTGACTTTGTAGGAAATCATCATAGTTTTCTGAATCGTCCCGAGCTATTGCTGGGACACCAGTTCGCACACAAACCTTCCCGTCGGGAGCTGGTGAGTTACTTGCACAGGTCTGATCTCAAGCTTGCAAAGGGTTGCTTCGTCAACTACGACCTGGGCTTCATCGAGTTTCTGGATGGTCTGGTCAAGGACAGGTTAGATCGACAGTACACGGCGACCAGGGCGAGCCTGGGGCGTCGCCCTACCATCACCGAACTGGCGCAAACCGGTGTCAACCTGACGAACCTGCGGCGCAATCATGGCTCCTGGTGGGAGTATCTGGATGAACAGGGTGATGCCACACCGGATGAGATGGCTGTCATCGAGCGTCACGCGCAGTGGTTCAGGGACCTGACCGTGACCCGGGTCGTTCGGTCCTACAAGCTCATCTTGTTGAAGACTTTGATTTCTCGGGAAAAGCTGGATCAGGAGGTGGCGATCGACAGTCTCGCAGTCTGGGGAAAAGACTGGTTCTTGCGAAACCCGGCCTGGCAACGTGACCTGCCTGCATCGTTGCAGCCGCTTTCCAGTTTGTCAGACCGACGGTGGGCTAATCAATGGAAGAAGATGCCAGTCCACTACTGGTGCACGCCTGAGCCCGGCTCTGCGATTGCCTGGTTTGCATCTGATGGATCCGTTTTCAGGTTCACTCAGACTGTGTTGCCAGATGAGACAGGCACATTGAGTCGGATGACCGATGAAATCGTTAACTGGCGGCTCGGTCAGTACGGTCAGTCTCTCTTTGCTGATTCAGCCAGTGACGGTGAGTGGCGATAG
- a CDS encoding class I SAM-dependent methyltransferase, producing the protein MIDKTILHYDQHARRYQSQYDSVAAADVHAEWVGVLERLQPGYALDVGAGSGRDAAWLDRIGWRVTAAEPSPALRELGRQRTGSTVQWCDARLPGLEGLAAPAREYDLILLSAVWMHLKPEHRPRAFARLDGILSRQGVLIITLRFGAPDPDRPMYAVSAQEVERLAHACGRSFHALSEGLAPDRLRRSEVRWQTVCVASEGWNPP; encoded by the coding sequence GTGATCGACAAAACCATTTTGCATTACGACCAGCATGCCCGGCGGTATCAGTCGCAGTATGACTCGGTCGCAGCGGCCGATGTGCATGCAGAATGGGTCGGCGTTCTCGAGCGTCTACAACCTGGGTACGCGCTGGATGTGGGGGCTGGCAGCGGGCGAGACGCGGCCTGGCTTGATCGCATTGGCTGGCGGGTGACTGCTGCCGAGCCGTCACCGGCGTTGCGCGAACTTGGACGGCAGCGAACAGGAAGCACAGTTCAATGGTGTGATGCCCGTCTACCAGGACTCGAGGGCCTGGCTGCACCAGCTCGAGAATATGACCTGATTCTCCTGTCGGCGGTCTGGATGCATCTGAAACCAGAGCACCGGCCTCGAGCATTTGCCCGACTCGACGGCATATTGTCCCGGCAGGGTGTGCTGATCATCACTTTGCGTTTCGGCGCACCGGATCCGGACCGACCCATGTATGCAGTGAGTGCACAGGAGGTGGAGCGACTTGCGCATGCCTGTGGGCGGTCGTTTCATGCCCTGAGCGAAGGGTTGGCGCCAGACCGACTCCGGCGCAGTGAGGTGCGCTGGCAGACCGTCTGTGTCGCCAGCGAGGGATGGAATCCGCCCTGA
- a CDS encoding LysR family transcriptional regulator codes for MQLNLRQIEVFRAVMSTGSISGAAKLLFVSQPAVSRTLSHMEQRLGFPLFERVKGRLYATPEAKSMFREVEIVYNGVRRVSELATELAERRAGILHLVSSPSIGHMLVPMAITRFHNIRPEVKVTFQPLTLHPMTQMLLEGRAELGAMIVPTDHPNLLSRTIGKGELVCICPYDHELARRAVLEISDLKPYSLIAYSPDSQFGILIASLYQREQQPLKVSIEVSSPLNACALVKAGAGISIVDEFSARSSKGDFVIRPIRNTTKLMINLVQSRFEPISQLAQDFVKCLQETVDQSGFSLHESDLMHDRPPSP; via the coding sequence ATGCAACTCAATCTGCGACAAATCGAAGTATTTCGTGCCGTGATGTCAACCGGATCTATCAGCGGTGCAGCCAAGCTGCTTTTTGTGTCCCAACCCGCAGTCAGCCGTACGCTCTCACACATGGAGCAGCGACTGGGTTTTCCGCTGTTTGAACGGGTCAAGGGACGCTTGTACGCAACCCCGGAGGCCAAATCCATGTTCCGGGAGGTCGAAATTGTCTACAACGGGGTCAGACGTGTATCTGAGCTTGCGACTGAGCTCGCTGAAAGGCGAGCCGGAATCCTGCACCTGGTTTCAAGTCCTAGCATCGGTCACATGCTGGTCCCCATGGCAATTACCCGGTTTCACAACATCCGGCCCGAAGTCAAGGTCACTTTTCAGCCATTGACACTGCACCCCATGACGCAGATGCTGCTTGAGGGTCGCGCCGAGCTCGGCGCCATGATCGTCCCGACCGATCACCCCAATCTGCTCTCTCGCACAATCGGCAAGGGTGAACTGGTCTGCATCTGCCCCTACGACCACGAACTTGCGCGACGAGCCGTCCTCGAGATTTCCGATCTGAAACCATACTCGCTGATTGCCTACAGCCCTGACTCTCAGTTTGGCATCCTGATCGCCAGTCTTTACCAGCGTGAACAGCAGCCCCTCAAAGTCTCGATCGAGGTCAGTTCCCCACTCAATGCCTGCGCCCTGGTCAAGGCTGGAGCGGGGATTTCCATTGTTGACGAGTTCTCAGCCCGAAGCTCCAAAGGGGACTTTGTGATCCGACCAATCCGAAACACGACAAAACTGATGATCAACCTGGTTCAGTCACGGTTTGAGCCGATTTCTCAGCTTGCGCAGGACTTCGTGAAGTGCCTGCAGGAGACTGTCGATCAGTCGGGATTTTCACTCCACGAGAGCGATCTGATGCATGACCGGCCCCCCAGCCCTTAA
- a CDS encoding transposase, with the protein MKAGRSFAGNSSTRRVRAGGFVVAVAPRYASQTCSCCGHESKGNRQTQARFVCVGWDFEGKADLVGAINILVRGHRVLACAESVQSGPSIKQEFTEASLTIGQSEVGIAVLLGRR; encoded by the coding sequence ATCAAGGCTGGGCGCAGTTTCGCCGGCAACTCGAGTACAAGGCGCGTACGGGCTGGTGGGTTTGTTGTTGCCGTTGCGCCCCGATACGCCAGCCAGACCTGTTCGTGTTGTGGCCATGAGTCGAAAGGCAACCGCCAGACGCAAGCGCGTTTCGTGTGTGTCGGTTGGGATTTTGAAGGAAAAGCCGACCTGGTTGGCGCAATCAATATTCTAGTGCGAGGGCATCGAGTTTTAGCCTGTGCAGAGTCGGTGCAGTCAGGCCCCTCGATAAAGCAGGAGTTCACTGAAGCGTCACTGACCATCGGCCAAAGCGAAGTAGGAATCGCGGTCCTTTTGGGGAGACGTTGA
- a CDS encoding aspartate/glutamate racemase family protein, translated as MRPIIFVINPNSTQSVTDAFDKALDPLRTTDGPEIQCLTLAEGPSGVERQIDVENVTLPLVRLVQKLESEHGERTGGFVIACFSDPGLYAVREATSRPVMGISESGILTAMTMGQRIGVIAILRGSIRRHGRMFGAMGVTDRVVAEEPLGMTVLELGDPQRTREGLKRAGQKLRDEYLVDVLVLGCAGMADHRDWLQQELDMPVVEPTQAATAMAMGRALLRW; from the coding sequence ATGCGTCCGATCATCTTCGTTATCAATCCCAATAGCACCCAGAGCGTCACCGATGCATTTGACAAGGCACTGGATCCCTTACGAACAACCGACGGCCCTGAGATCCAGTGTCTGACACTGGCCGAAGGTCCGTCCGGTGTGGAGCGTCAGATCGACGTCGAGAATGTCACATTACCTTTGGTGCGACTGGTTCAGAAACTGGAATCCGAGCACGGTGAACGTACGGGTGGGTTTGTGATCGCGTGTTTCAGTGATCCGGGCTTGTATGCGGTTCGCGAGGCAACATCACGTCCCGTCATGGGGATCAGCGAGAGCGGCATTTTGACAGCGATGACGATGGGGCAACGCATTGGCGTCATTGCCATCCTGCGCGGTTCGATCCGGCGTCATGGACGAATGTTTGGTGCCATGGGTGTGACCGACCGGGTGGTCGCAGAAGAGCCATTGGGGATGACTGTTCTGGAGCTTGGCGATCCGCAGCGCACCCGGGAAGGTCTCAAACGTGCGGGTCAGAAATTGCGAGACGAGTATCTCGTTGATGTGCTGGTGCTGGGGTGTGCAGGTATGGCTGATCATCGGGACTGGTTGCAGCAGGAACTGGATATGCCAGTCGTCGAGCCGACTCAGGCGGCAACTGCAATGGCCATGGGCAGGGCGTTGCTGAGGTGGTGA
- a CDS encoding dihydrodipicolinate synthase family protein, whose protein sequence is MVDAPSVHGVYTICPTPFTDDMSVDVQSIRQLTDFLIESGVTGLAILGFLGELHKLSDQERRLVAKTFIDHAAGRVPVWVGVRALGIAGAIEQAQDAQSLGASAVFAAPLDGASDALLYDYYRTLADSVKIPVVIHDFPDSFGTEVKPEVIAGLAQSGGVSMIKMEEPPVGQKISKIIELAGSSPVSIFGGLGGVYFLEELQRGAIGTMTGFAFPEILVAIYEKFASGDVQGAAAVFDKYCPLIRYEFQPKIGLALRKYVYQRRGAISSQAIRSPGMRIDGTTIAELDAIVRRVGLSYEGNGPSILRNYS, encoded by the coding sequence ATGGTTGACGCACCCAGCGTTCATGGCGTTTACACAATCTGCCCGACACCGTTCACTGACGACATGTCGGTCGACGTGCAGAGCATCAGGCAACTGACCGACTTCCTGATTGAAAGCGGTGTGACCGGTCTGGCGATCCTGGGCTTCCTGGGGGAGCTTCACAAACTGTCCGATCAGGAGCGTCGCCTCGTCGCAAAAACATTTATTGACCATGCGGCCGGGCGGGTTCCGGTCTGGGTCGGCGTCCGTGCTCTCGGCATTGCTGGTGCGATCGAGCAGGCTCAAGACGCCCAGAGCCTCGGAGCGAGCGCCGTCTTCGCTGCTCCGCTTGACGGCGCAAGCGATGCCCTGCTCTACGACTATTACAGGACACTGGCTGACTCAGTCAAGATCCCTGTCGTGATCCACGACTTTCCAGACTCCTTTGGCACCGAAGTCAAGCCAGAAGTCATTGCCGGACTGGCCCAAAGTGGTGGTGTTTCCATGATCAAGATGGAAGAGCCTCCAGTTGGCCAGAAAATCAGCAAGATTATCGAGCTTGCAGGATCCAGTCCCGTCAGCATCTTTGGCGGACTGGGCGGGGTGTACTTCCTGGAAGAGCTGCAACGTGGGGCGATTGGCACCATGACTGGCTTCGCCTTTCCAGAGATCCTGGTTGCCATCTACGAAAAGTTCGCGAGTGGTGATGTTCAAGGGGCTGCTGCGGTCTTTGATAAATACTGTCCGCTTATCCGCTATGAGTTCCAGCCCAAAATCGGGCTTGCACTGCGCAAGTATGTCTATCAGCGTCGCGGTGCCATTTCCAGTCAGGCCATCCGCTCACCTGGCATGCGTATTGATGGCACGACAATTGCTGAGCTTGATGCAATCGTCAGGCGAGTGGGACTTTCCTACGAAGGAAACGGCCCCTCCATTCTCAGGAACTACAGCTGA
- a CDS encoding FAD-binding oxidoreductase, producing the protein MNHQSLVGQFAHIVGPDGIISDKTEHDAYVRDWLGKWTGLTPVVVRPRSTTEVSAVLRLCHQTHTPVVTQGGNTGMSGAATPDTSNSQVVLSLTRMKRIRDVDPINNTMTVDAGVTLAQVQQVATDADRLFPLSLGAQGSCTIGGNVATNAGGSGVLRYGNTRDLVLGLEVVLPDGRVWNGLRALRKDNTGYDLKHLFIGSEGTLGVVTAAVLKMYPAVRNRQTAWIGFERLADVVDALRGLQDICGDSLTAFEMMTQASLDLVLGHFNSARSPLQSPVAFHVLAEVSHTSATAATTPFEDALQALIERGLAVDVALASSTAQAVEMWGLREGISPAQVAAGHAIKHDIALPISSIPQFVQEADSICADVRPEFTVINFGHIGDGNLHYNVLAPASLGEKSYKQAVEQLNRLIHDLVAQYGGSISAEHGVGQLRRDELKRYKSSVEMDLMMTIKRSLDPNHLMNPGKLL; encoded by the coding sequence ATGAATCACCAAAGCCTGGTCGGGCAGTTTGCTCATATTGTGGGTCCGGACGGAATCATTTCGGACAAGACCGAACACGATGCCTACGTCCGGGACTGGCTGGGCAAGTGGACGGGTCTGACGCCTGTGGTCGTCAGACCGAGAAGCACCACCGAGGTATCGGCCGTGCTCAGACTGTGTCATCAGACACACACACCTGTAGTCACTCAAGGTGGAAACACTGGCATGAGTGGTGCGGCGACGCCCGACACGAGCAACTCCCAGGTCGTGCTGAGCCTGACCCGCATGAAGCGCATCCGCGATGTCGACCCGATTAACAACACCATGACCGTCGATGCGGGCGTCACGCTCGCGCAAGTGCAACAGGTGGCTACCGATGCAGACCGTTTGTTTCCGCTGAGTCTGGGGGCACAGGGCAGTTGCACCATCGGTGGTAACGTGGCCACAAACGCGGGTGGTTCCGGTGTGCTTCGTTACGGTAATACGCGTGATCTTGTGCTGGGTCTGGAAGTCGTATTGCCAGATGGCAGGGTCTGGAATGGGTTGCGGGCTTTAAGGAAAGACAATACGGGATACGACCTGAAGCATCTCTTTATCGGGTCGGAAGGTACTCTGGGTGTTGTGACTGCCGCAGTTCTTAAAATGTATCCGGCAGTTCGAAACCGGCAGACAGCATGGATTGGTTTCGAGCGCCTTGCCGATGTGGTGGATGCCTTGCGCGGATTGCAGGATATTTGTGGCGATTCCTTGACTGCATTCGAGATGATGACTCAGGCAAGCCTGGATCTTGTACTAGGTCATTTCAACTCGGCACGCAGTCCCCTTCAGAGTCCTGTGGCGTTTCACGTGCTCGCAGAAGTCAGCCATACGTCGGCGACGGCAGCCACGACGCCGTTTGAAGATGCTTTGCAGGCACTAATCGAACGCGGCCTGGCGGTGGATGTGGCGCTGGCGAGCTCAACCGCACAGGCTGTCGAAATGTGGGGATTGCGTGAAGGCATCTCGCCCGCTCAAGTTGCAGCCGGACATGCCATCAAGCATGACATTGCTTTGCCAATCTCGAGTATTCCCCAGTTTGTGCAGGAGGCCGATTCCATCTGCGCCGACGTCCGGCCAGAGTTCACCGTCATCAACTTCGGGCACATTGGAGATGGCAACCTGCATTACAACGTGCTCGCGCCCGCATCGCTGGGCGAGAAGTCATACAAGCAGGCGGTCGAACAGCTGAATCGTTTGATACATGATCTGGTTGCACAATACGGAGGCAGTATCAGTGCCGAGCATGGTGTAGGGCAGTTGCGACGTGATGAACTCAAGCGCTATAAATCCAGTGTCGAGATGGACCTCATGATGACGATCAAGCGATCGCTCGATCCAAACCATCTCATGAATCCCGGGAAACTGCTTTGA
- a CDS encoding glycosyltransferase family 4 protein, whose protein sequence is MRACLRLQAALLDLRDGTEALWFRAMRWRNLPETLNWRLEGPFDSSYSLALVNRETARSLTELGHCVALKSTEGPGDFDPDGSFLLRNPDLNEMHLRTQQRKPYKLHVTSRNLYPPRVHSMSRSIRCLHAYAWEESEFPQSWVHQFIHHLDGISVVSHHVRKILIDNGVTVPIAVTGLGTDHWRGLTSQPGISVSGRSFRFLHVSSCFPRKGVDCLLQAYGIAFSSEDDVTLIIKTIRNPHNEVHTWLAQARGRRSDYPHVEIIEEDLCDRQLKNLYEQCHALVNPSRAEGFCLPLAEGLLSGLAVITTAWGGQTDFCDESVAWMVDYKFARAQSHLGLTDSIWAEPDTSHLASVMREVYQAPERLRRARILAGQNRLQSNWRWDQSASRLVESVRRFRNRPLPPRPRIGWVTTWNAMCGIATYSEHLVRHMSTRVTVLASNTASTVRPDERHVQRCWVSEDPSNPIELQLAIRDRGLNVLVIQFNYGLFDFTSFANFLNGEVDAGRTIIVMMHATADPGNRRDKRLMNLVPALARCDRLLVHSTHDLNRLKTLGLTENVTLFPHGILDIPDGSRCFAPIGQRQIVLATYGFCLPQKGLPEIIEVLELLRQQGLDVKLRMVNARYPTQSSADLAQQIRSTIKRRNLEKHIELHDQFLSDTDSLELLSGADIIVYPYQTTEESASGAVRYGLAAARVVAVTPLAIFEDVGPYVSKLPGIRPAQMADGIAQLIYTLRTCPQNIESLQPGAQIWRDSHRHTVLARRLDNLITSLLTNRSSSP, encoded by the coding sequence ATGCGGGCCTGCCTGCGGCTCCAGGCTGCTTTGCTGGACCTGCGGGACGGAACTGAAGCCCTGTGGTTTAGAGCCATGCGCTGGCGCAATCTGCCTGAAACCCTCAACTGGCGGCTGGAGGGTCCTTTCGATAGCAGTTACAGCCTGGCCCTGGTCAACCGGGAGACAGCCAGATCGCTCACTGAACTTGGCCACTGCGTGGCATTAAAAAGTACCGAAGGCCCGGGTGACTTTGATCCCGATGGCTCGTTTCTGCTACGCAATCCAGATCTGAACGAAATGCACTTGCGCACCCAACAGCGCAAACCATACAAACTGCATGTGACAAGCCGCAATCTTTATCCGCCGAGGGTTCACAGCATGAGCAGATCCATACGCTGCCTGCATGCGTATGCCTGGGAGGAAAGCGAGTTTCCCCAGTCATGGGTCCATCAGTTCATTCACCATCTTGACGGCATCTCGGTTGTCTCACATCACGTTCGCAAGATCCTGATTGACAACGGCGTCACTGTTCCTATAGCCGTCACCGGGCTGGGCACGGACCACTGGAGAGGACTAACATCCCAGCCCGGGATCAGTGTGTCTGGCAGGTCATTCAGGTTTCTCCATGTTTCCTCATGCTTTCCGAGAAAGGGCGTGGACTGCCTGCTTCAAGCCTATGGCATCGCATTTTCCAGTGAGGATGATGTCACCCTGATCATCAAGACCATCCGCAATCCGCACAATGAGGTTCACACATGGCTGGCACAGGCCCGCGGGCGACGATCTGACTACCCACACGTCGAGATCATCGAAGAAGACCTCTGTGACCGCCAGCTCAAGAATCTGTATGAACAATGTCACGCGCTGGTCAATCCAAGTCGTGCGGAGGGGTTCTGTCTACCCCTTGCTGAAGGCTTGCTGTCCGGACTGGCGGTCATCACGACTGCGTGGGGTGGGCAGACCGACTTCTGTGATGAATCTGTTGCCTGGATGGTTGACTACAAATTCGCCAGAGCCCAAAGTCATCTCGGACTGACCGACTCCATCTGGGCAGAGCCTGACACAAGCCACCTTGCATCAGTCATGCGTGAGGTTTACCAGGCACCTGAGAGGCTGCGAAGGGCTCGTATTCTGGCAGGCCAGAACCGGCTTCAATCAAACTGGCGATGGGATCAGTCAGCATCCCGTCTGGTCGAATCGGTGCGACGATTTCGGAACAGACCTCTCCCCCCGAGACCTCGCATTGGCTGGGTCACGACCTGGAACGCCATGTGTGGCATCGCCACTTACTCCGAGCACCTGGTCAGACATATGTCAACGCGTGTGACCGTACTTGCTTCAAACACCGCATCCACGGTCAGGCCGGATGAACGACACGTCCAGCGCTGCTGGGTGAGCGAAGACCCCTCGAATCCTATCGAGTTACAACTGGCTATTCGTGATCGAGGCCTGAATGTTCTGGTCATCCAGTTCAACTACGGCCTGTTCGACTTCACGTCATTTGCAAACTTCCTGAATGGCGAAGTGGATGCCGGGCGCACAATCATCGTCATGATGCATGCCACCGCAGACCCTGGTAACCGGCGCGACAAGCGCCTGATGAACCTTGTGCCGGCACTTGCGCGCTGCGACAGGTTGCTCGTTCACAGCACTCACGATCTGAACCGGCTCAAGACACTGGGACTGACCGAGAACGTCACGCTTTTTCCGCATGGGATTCTGGACATCCCAGACGGATCCCGGTGCTTCGCACCAATTGGTCAGAGGCAAATTGTTCTGGCCACCTACGGCTTCTGTCTGCCTCAAAAAGGACTGCCAGAGATAATCGAAGTTCTGGAACTGCTCAGACAGCAAGGACTGGACGTGAAACTGCGTATGGTTAACGCACGTTACCCCACCCAGTCCTCCGCAGATCTTGCCCAGCAGATCCGAAGCACCATCAAACGAAGGAATCTGGAAAAGCACATCGAGCTGCATGACCAGTTTCTGTCAGATACGGACAGCCTTGAACTGTTATCAGGTGCCGATATCATCGTGTACCCTTACCAGACGACCGAGGAATCAGCCAGCGGCGCCGTACGTTACGGACTCGCTGCTGCCAGAGTAGTCGCCGTTACTCCGCTCGCGATCTTTGAAGATGTGGGGCCATATGTCAGCAAGTTGCCCGGCATCCGTCCAGCGCAAATGGCAGACGGCATTGCTCAGCTGATTTACACCCTGCGAACCTGCCCACAGAATATCGAAAGCCTGCAACCTGGTGCCCAGATCTGGCGTGACAGCCACCGTCATACTGTTCTGGCCAGGCGCCTGGACAACCTCATCACAAGTTTGCTGACAAACCGCTCCAGCTCTCCCTGA